AACGTTAGTCCTACGCGTCGATATCGATTCGACTGTTTTATCGAACGCACCTGCGAGCTGTCTTCGACAATCTCGACCAGCCGAGACATGAACAGGAAACAATAGTCATGGTTATCGCGCGGTAATATTTGTTCGGATTACGTAGTTGCCTTTAGAGATAAATCATATTTCGGTCCACCTGATACTTGTATCCACACGTTAACGAAATGACTCAGCCCGCCCGAGATAAGCCGAGGAGCAACTATTCAAAATATGTCATTTGCATCATACAAGTTACACGTTCGTGCAACGTTGTGTGACAAACACGCGTCGTTAAATCGAACGATTCAAATCCTACATTATCGTTTAATTTTCTCGCAATCGTGTTGTTGGTACGTATATCTCGTCTAAACGGGAATATCGATTGTAATCACAAATCTCTCCAAGTCAGAATTATTGTGAATGGTCGGGAACGATTGTAATCCTTAAGTTAATCTTGTTATAGAATTGAGAAAAAAGATATATATAAACGACGATGACTTTCTGCAGGTGTTCAGTTTACTCGAAGAGGTTAACTTCGAGTTGAACAATAGTGGCGTAGCACACTGACAGTACTATGTATTCTCCTTTCGTATCTGAATTTTAAATCGTGCCCATTTGCGTTTCGTTGCTCTGTTCCAGATCATCCAAGTGATAATCGAGGTCGAAATTTCAGATCTTCTGGAATCTGAGAACAAAGGGGCCAACACGGAGCGATATATTTTACGATGAATTATGCAACTTCCTTAGACACGTTAAGAGCGAATGGTAATATTATTAGATTGGTATAGCCGATTAGGGACTGATTAATTGACCAATAGGAAAAAGTACAAGTATAGTCGAGTGTTTATACGAGAAAGTTtcgtttaaatcgttcgttaaaacattgaaaaagtaaattataataattagcgATTAAATAACTAAAATTTAATCATCGACAGAATCGAAGATTCGTCGGAAAGACTATTCGAACCCGTAATAATATGTACCCAGTGCTAGTTCGGAACGTCATGCTCATAAAACTGAACGAAAAAAATTATCGTTAATTAGAATCGTCGTGCTTAATCGTATTATATCTTACTTAATATCGAGTTGAAtcagaacaattgtacaaacgCGGCGAAAGAAAGCTCATTGTGATCCGTTCAATTGTGAGGTTTACTTTTACGATCGTTATGTACACGTGTAAAACAAATGCACGGCTTTATCGTATCTTGCTAAGCTGTTAAGATTTAACGTAATGGCTCGTACGATAAATCGCAATGTGTCGAGACCCCTTGAGTTTCAGGTTCCCGGTGAAAATCGCTTGCGTAGTCCACGAGTACGAGTGGGTAGGCGAGGGAAGCCGAGAAAATCCGAGGAGAGCCGATAGCAGCCGAGGACAGCCGAGCAACACTAAATCATATTCGACGCTTCGCGATGAAGAGATAGATGTGCGCGTCGCTCGCAGTACGGAGTGTTGGGCGCAAGGTGAACCACGCACCGTTCGTCGCTTTTACGTCTTGTTGATTGATGGTCGCGAAGGAAAGTACGGAAGAATACATTGCTCACACGTGCGTATGCAATGAGTAATATCAAGAATCGTCCGTCGTAACATTGGATCCGACCCGGAATAAAAGAAAGGGAACGTCGAACGCCAACCTGCCCCGCTTGGTCACTGGTCAGCGTCGTTTGTAACGCGCTATGCGTTGGTTAGATGTGTCGCCTCGAGGTCACAGTCGGACTTTGACAGAAGCCAGAATGTCGCGTGTGAACACAATGCTGTTAGCGCTGAGTGTCTGTTGGCTGATCACGGCCGTAAGTAATCCTTTCATTTGTGTCGTTGCGGAGATTTTTCGTTGCCAATTTCGCGATACCGTTTGTCGTATTCGATCGCGACAATCCCCGAATACACACAGATGCGCACACCACACCCTCTGGGCATCGTAAAACGTCTTGCATTCGTGACGTCACCTCGGCCGATTCTCGTGAAAGCCTATCACCGTTCACGCGTCGCACTGTCGCCGCTTCGCGGACCGAAGAACtcttattcaatttaattacaGCTTCGCCTTATACCAACCGATGCGTCTTCTACTTGGCTTATTTCGTAACCCGATTTTCTCGTCgtgtttaaaaaagaaaaaaaaggaaacgttCTATGATATGAAAAATTCTAAATGTCAAACATTGCAATTTGTACGTATTttacgaaacgaaaaatggtttgTAACTTTGGAATCGCAAAGGGATACGATATTTACGCTTGTGCTGTCGGTCAGGGAACTCTAACGTATGCCCGGcaaatttcaaatatttatttcgattaATAAGAACTCTGGTGTGTGAAACGGAAAGCATAAACCGCTACGAACGTGGTTCATTGATAAGATGCTTCAGTAAGTTTGACAGAAAACACAAGTATGCATGGGTTTATTATAGGTACGCGTCTCTTAAAAGTCGCACGACGAGTTGGTAGAGGTATAAGCTCTATTTGTTCGCAGCGAGGTCAATAGAGATTACCATAAGCGTTTCTTAATAATGTCGATCGCCGCCGCGAAAAAGAATCCTTGGAATTTCCTTTCGTATCTCTGCGCTCATCGCATTAATTCCTGAGTATGCGTTGGTGACTATCCGTTTTCGCTTACGCCGGTCGATTTATTGCTATAATTTTAGAATTCATTCTGAGTCACAGAAACGTTGATAGTTcatggaataaatgcgaaaataCTTCAATAAAGTTCAGAACAAACATGCCGATcatatttttagaaaaataatcTTTCAAAAAATGAGTCAAAGCTTATTTTCGGTCACGTTCGAGAACAGAGTATTTTTCAgttttaaattctttgaattttAAGCAGGATAGCATGCGTTCAAAGGTCAATGTGATAGATATGATGGAGCCCGTTATGCCTTCTACCCTTGAAGGAGACAAAGatgattaatttaatttatagcaATGAGTTCATTTAATATCAGTCTCCTCTGCTCATACTAGATGACTCAACAATAACGAATGGTGTATTCTTTATCGGTATTGTCTCATACTGTTGAGCAGTGTTCATAATGTATAGAGATcgtaaaattaatacaaaaatactcatagtttagtttcagtccaaaatgatttatttaatgTTTTACTGAAAACTAGTTGAAGTAagatttctttatttttaataacagGTATCGGCAGCCAGTGAGGGTCATTGTATCTGGTATGGAGAGTGTTACAACGATGGACATAAAAAGAATTGTCCATATACCGGACCAGCCAAACCATTGGACTTTGAAGGACAAAAATTACTTGCTAAGAATTGTCCACATTTGGTCCAAGATTCTGGAAATGGAATCAATACCTGTTGTAATACAACACAACTACAAACTATGGACTCTAATGTTAAATTAGCAGCCAATTTTATAAGCAGATGTCCCAGCTGCTTAGACAATTTAGTAAAGCATTTTTGTGAATTCACTTGTAGTCCGATTCAGAGTACATTCATTAATGTTACAGAGATTCTAAAGAAAGATGGTgattatatacatttttttacacGTTCACACGTTTCTTCTAATTTCAGAACTAACAAAGAAATTTTCCTTTGTCCTTAgatattgaatatattaatatgataGATGTTTACATAACAAATAAATATCTAGAGGGCACGTTTAACTCCTGCAGCAAAGTGTCAGTACCCAGTTCTGGAAACTTAGCTCTGGATATAATGTGTGGAGAATGGGGTGCTAGTAGATGTACACCATTAAAATGGTTCTTCTACATGGGCGATGCAGCTCATAACTATTACGTTCCCTTCCAAATAACGTATAGAAACACCGACACTCCGATTGGTCCTTTTACACCTGTAGATCCTAAAGTTACCCCATGCAACAAGGCATTGAACGTAAGTATTTAACAGGGATGCGAATGCTAATTAGTCACAAATCTATTTAAATTGGTCAGTCGAACGCCTTTTTCTTTTGGTACGCACGCGTTAATTGTTGGCGCGAACTTATCGTAATTATACTGTTTAACTGGGAGTTTGCTTTGTCTCAGGCGAAATCCAAGTATACCATGTAATAGACCAGACAATAGTAGTCCTGATAAAATAGAATTGTGTAATTTGTGAGGAAAACTTGCAGGAAGAAATCTGATTTTACTTTTTTAATTTAGAAAAATGAACCAGCCTGCAGTTGCTTGGATTGTGAGGAAAGTTGTCCGGTGCCACCACCGATGCCTCCTCTGCCAAATCCTTTTACTATGTACGGGTATGATGGCTACGCGGTGACAATGATAATTGTCTATATTTGTGGTTCGGTCCTCTTCATGCTCTCCATAGTGTGCTTCAGTAATAGAAAACAAATTGGTAAGACACTTTAAATCTACAAGTGCCACTTCGAAATCTACTTATGAATTTTTCCATATTTTCCGGTACAAGGAAACTACTAAATTTCACTATACCGTACACGTGTGCAACACCTTTTTCTTTCAAACTTTTTTTCATATTTGATTCAACCAAGGATTTgcataatttttttttcttttattttgcatcggTGACTAATTTTCGATCGGACACAGTTTTAATAATACAGAGTTATTGAGTTTGTGCCCATTGATTTACCGCCATGGTTACAGGATGGTTTTTTATGATTGTTGTGTTATCCTTTTATTCTATCGTTTGGTTGTGGTTGAAGAATTAACTTCATAAATCCTGCACCGCCGTGGTTCGACGAACGTTTTTGAGAAATTAACCGATCCAATTACCCGTAATTACTGCGAGTTCCATACGACTGTGTTGTATTAGTGGTCGTTGGAGATGGGACGATGTGTAATGAAACTCTgatcaattatatcgaaactTTTCTGAGAACGTACTTCAGTCACAAGTTTCCAATTTCCGTTTCCGCACCGTTTGTCAAATGAAACTTGGATATTGAATTTGACTCGAATTTAAGAATAAGTATAGAAAGCGTTCCCATCCTTAATGGTCATAGTGTGTCAGGGAGGGTATTAACCGTGTACAGTTTCTGTCTGAATAACCGCGTTTGAATACAAAAAGAAGACTTTGATCTAATGTCATCAGTTGTATCTATGGTgtgcatatatatgtatagtcaCACGAGGGGAGGAAGTAGGAAGGCAGGTGGGTAGACGCCTAGCCGCAGGGTTACATCACCCAGGAGATGGTGCTCGTATTGCTCTCGCCGCAGACCAGGAAGACAGCCCACTACAATCTAAGCGTTCCAGTAGGTTCCTACCAAGTGTATCTTCAATATATGGTCTTCTGCTTGCCCCTAAACTATTTCTTTCCATAGCCGCATTCCCTCATGCTTGATCAGTTGTATCAGCTTTGCTTATTCGGTTCACGTATCGAATTTCTTCTTTACGCAGCATGAACAGTATGCTTCACATACTCACCAGGAAATCTTGCATATTTACAGGATTCAATGAATTTTGAACTATATGTGCAATAAATTATAATGTAAGCATTATAAACGATAAACAAAACTACATGACTGTTATATTCGTAATAGATATACGGCCAAACGTGTTAAGAATGCATTACCATGATTAATATATCTGTTCTAAGAACGTGCAAACAGCATTTTCGAGTCTTTAACATTTCCGTATTAATGACTTAATCAATGTTTCTATTTCTCACCGTTAATATTTTGTACTCTCTTATGTAAGCACGCATAGCACAATGATTACCGTGACCAACACTTGTGAAGCTTAATGAAAAATTAGTAAACCATGTCCGCATATACTTATGTACGCATCAGTACGTTTCTAGGCGTTGTCTGTCTGTAGAGAGAACAATTGTTTCGTTGACAAAGTTTTTGTTGCTTCGATTTCGTTTTTTATTGTAACTCTTCTCTCTATcggtctctttctttctcttttactATCTTGATTAATTACGACAATTCTTTGAAATTACTCTTCTTTTTTTGTGTGTACAATGTGCCCGTGTAGACGCTTAATGTATTTGTTTACAGCACACTTTCTATAATGTTTGTCTCATTTACCGCAGCACGTTCTGGTCATGTTCATATACTTCCTTGTTCGTAACACAGACACTTTTATAGGTGTGATATCTGCAGATGATTTGCCGAGCGGATTCGACGACGAACAACGGTCGACCTTTATCGAAAGATTAGGCGCAGGTACCGATAAACTATTGGCAGAGTTCTTTTGCTGGTGGGGCACAGGTACGGGATCAGGATTTCTTTGTAATCAATACGGTTTCATTGCGTTTTCGTTACTAAACGATCTCCAATTACTTGCAGCGTGTGCTTCGCGACCATGGTTCGTGCTATTCGTTGGTTTCTTATTTATTGTTGGCATGGGGCACGGTATAAAATACATTCACGTGACCACTGATCCCGTTGAATTATGGGCTGCGCCTCTATCTCGCTCCCGAATCGAAAGGGAATACTTTGATCAACATTTTGAACCATTCTATAGGAACGAACAGATCATTATCACTTCCAAAGGTTTGCCCAGTGTAAGTATAACTATACCCTTATTCTGGAATGATAAGTAGACCGTGGATCTTTGTACCGACAACAAGTGCGCTTATTACATAATGTCTGTTTAAATTTGTGCAGATAGTTCATGAGACGACGAACGGTCCAATAACATTTGGCCCAGTGTTCAACGACAATTTCTTGAGAACGATATATCAACTGCAAGAAAAGATAAAGCAGATCGTTACTCCAAACAATTACACTTTAGCAGATATTTGTTTCGCGCCATTAACAAGTCCGTTCACAGGACCACCAACAGTCTCGGAATGCGTCATTCAAAGCATATGGGGATACTATCAAGACAGCATGGCGACCTTCAATGCTACTTCCATCGAGGACAATTATACAGTGAATTACTTAGATCATTTCGGAGCTTGCACACAGTAAGAAGGCCGCTGATAGCAAAATAACTCTAGTATAATTTTGTGAAACACCATTCTACCGTCTGCTTGTCCGTAGAAACCCGTTTAATCCCAACTGTTTGGCTCCATACGGTGGCCCTATAGAACCGGCAATCGCGGTCGGGGGTTTCTTGAAGCCAGGCGAAGATCTTCACCATCCCTCTTACGAGAAGGCGACAGCTATCATTTTGACGCTTTTGGTAAATAATTATCACGACAAATCGAAACTTGTTCCTGCCATGGAATGGGAAAAGAGGTGAGCCGTTGAGTTACGAATCGAGAAAGAGGCGAAACATATATGgcgaaaatatataataaacataacataatatataatgaacATATATATGGCGAAACATATTTCAATATTGTTGCAATTGCAGTTACGTTGAGTTCATGAAAAATTGGACAGCAACGGAGAAGCCGGATTTCATGGACGTTGCGTTCACGTCGGAACGGTCGATCGAGGATGAGCTGAATCGTGAATCGCAATCCGACGTTCTAACTATCCTCGTGTCATACGTTATCATGTTTGCGTACATTGCGATTTCGCTGGGTCAAATGAAGACCTGTAGTCGACTTCTGGTAAGCATCGTGACAAGCGGAAACACAACCGGCACAGAGCTCATGTACCCGGTGTTTACATTTGATCCTTAATTTTAGATCGACTCTAAAATTACACTCGGCCTCGGCGGCGTGTTGATCGTGTTGGCTTCTGTCGTCTGTTCCGTGGGTTTATTTGGCTTCGTCGGCATACCCGCTACGCTCATTATTATTGAAGTCATACCATTCCTCGTCCTTGCTGTCGGCGTGGACAACATTTTCATTCTAGTCCAGACCCATCAAAGAGAAGGTCGTCGACCAAATGAGTCGATATCGGAGCACATTGGTCGTACTCTCGGCCAAGTGGGACCGAGCATGTTACTCACCAGCGTGTCCGAGAGCTGTTGCTTCTTCCTAGGTATGCGTCGAAACTGTGTAGCATTTATATCGAGAAGAATCGAAGGAAGAATAGTTCTCGAAAAATGAAAATTCTTTTTACAGGTGGTTTGTCCGACATGCCTGCGGTCAGAGCTTTCGCTCTTTACGCTGGCATGGCGTTGTTGGTGGATTTTCTATTGCAAGTAACTTGCTTCGTCAGTTTATTGGCCTTGGACACTATTCGTCAAGCAGTATGTAATATATTTAAGAAATCTGTCGGTGTAACTTGACGCCGTTCTCTTATCGAGATTTTATTGGAATTATAGAATAATAGACTGGATGTGTGCTGCTTCATACACGGCTCGAAGAAAGACACCGGCGATGAAGTAATTAACGGGATTTTGTACAAGCTTTTCAAAGTAGCCTACGTACCGTTATTGTTGAAGAAATGGGTGCGCGCGGTCGTCATGCTAGTCTTCTTTGGCTGGCTCTGTTCGAGTATAGCTGTCGTCCCGCACATCGAGATTGGTCTAGACCAAGAATTGTCTATGCCTGAAGATAGCTtcgttttaaaatattttaaagtaTGTATAGATATCGTTGATATCGGACGGCATGAAAAAGAATCGATTGTTTATATTCTCTTTTCAGTTTTTAAATAGCTATTTATCGATTGGACCACCGATGTACTTTGTCGTAAAAGATGGCCTAAACTATTCCGATCCGAGGCATCAGAATCTTGTGTGCGGCGGTCAGTATTGCAACAGTGATTCGGTTTCCACGCAAATATTCATAGCGTCGCATCAGTCGAATAGGTGAATGGAAGAAACATTAGTATTACATGCAtaaattcaattccatacaAATGGTTGAAGTGATCGcgttatttcatatttttaggACATACATAGCGAAACCGGCGGCATCGTGGCTGGACGATTATATAGACTGGACTCAATTTCCTTCTTGTTGTAAATATTTTGTCGGGAATAACTCC
The window above is part of the Megalopta genalis isolate 19385.01 chromosome 2, iyMegGena1_principal, whole genome shotgun sequence genome. Proteins encoded here:
- the Npc1a gene encoding Niemann-Pick type C-1a isoform X6, which codes for MRWLDVSPRGHSRTLTEARMSRVNTMLLALSVCWLITAVSAASEGHCIWYGECYNDGHKKNCPYTGPAKPLDFEGQKLLAKNCPHLVQDSGNGINTCCNTTQLQTMDSNVKLAANFISRCPSCLDNLVKHFCEFTCSPIQSTFINVTEILKKDDIEYINMIDVYITNKYLEGTFNSCSKVSVPSSGNLALDIMCGEWGASRCTPLKWFFYMGDAAHNYYVPFQITYRNTDTPIGPFTPVDPKVTPCNKALNKNEPACSCLDCEESCPVPPPMPPLPNPFTMYGYDGYAVTMIIVYICGSVLFMLSIVCFSNRKQIDDLPSGFDDEQRSTFIERLGAGTDKLLAEFFCWWGTACASRPWFVLFVGFLFIVGMGHGIKYIHVTTDPVELWAAPLSRSRIEREYFDQHFEPFYRNEQIIITSKGLPSIVHETTNGPITFGPVFNDNFLRTIYQLQEKIKQIVTPNNYTLADICFAPLTSPFTGPPTVSECVIQSIWGYYQDSMATFNATSIEDNYTVNYLDHFGACTQNPFNPNCLAPYGGPIEPAIAVGGFLKPGEDLHHPSYEKATAIILTLLVNNYHDKSKLVPAMEWEKSYVEFMKNWTATEKPDFMDVAFTSERSIEDELNRESQSDVLTILVSYVIMFAYIAISLGQMKTCSRLLIDSKITLGLGGVLIVLASVVCSVGLFGFVGIPATLIIIEVIPFLVLAVGVDNIFILVQTHQREGRRPNESISEHIGRTLGQVGPSMLLTSVSESCCFFLGGLSDMPAVRAFALYAGMALLVDFLLQVTCFVSLLALDTIRQANNRLDVCCFIHGSKKDTGDEVINGILYKLFKVAYVPLLLKKWVRAVVMLVFFGWLCSSIAVVPHIEIGLDQELSMPEDSFVLKYFKFLNSYLSIGPPMYFVVKDGLNYSDPRHQNLVCGGQYCNSDSVSTQIFIASHQSNRTYIAKPAASWLDDYIDWTQFPSCCKYFVGNNSFCPHAEFSNRCTTCNISAVDGRPTPMEFEKYVSFFMQDNPDENCAKAGHAAYGHGVDYTTNLKTGLSQVGASYFMTYHTILKSSADYYESMRAARAVSANITDMLNSHLISYGETGGVEVFPYSVFYVFYEQYLTMWPDTLHSIGISLFAIFVVTFLLMGLDIFSSVVVIITITMIVVNIGGLMYWWHITLNAVSLVNLVMAVGIAVEFCSHLVHSFSVSVKTTRVERVADALTNMGSSIFSGITLTKFGGIVVLGFAKSQIFKVFYFRMYLGIVLFGAAHGLIFLPVLLSYIGVMSRRGRNRARYRASRARNEFRSEEHGPHSPLLQDDNNQFPTTSYASVNYIDAADYRVTF
- the Npc1a gene encoding Niemann-Pick type C-1a isoform X5, which translates into the protein MRWLDVSPRGHSRTLTEARMSRVNTMLLALSVCWLITAVSAASEGHCIWYGECYNDGHKKNCPYTGPAKPLDFEGQKLLAKNCPHLVQDSGNGINTCCNTTQLQTMDSNVKLAANFISRCPSCLDNLVKHFCEFTCSPIQSTFINVTEILKKDDIEYINMIDVYITNKYLEGTFNSCSKVSVPSSGNLALDIMCGEWGASRCTPLKWFFYMGDAAHNYYVPFQITYRNTDTPIGPFTPVDPKVTPCNKALNKNEPACSCLDCEESCPVPPPMPPLPNPFTMYGYDGYAVTMIIVYICGSVLFMLSIVCFSNRKQIGVISADDLPSGFDDEQRSTFIERLGAGTDKLLAEFFCWWGTACASRPWFVLFVGFLFIVGMGHGIKYIHVTTDPVELWAAPLSRSRIEREYFDQHFEPFYRNEQIIITSKGLPSIVHETTNGPITFGPVFNDNFLRTIYQLQEKIKQIVTPNNYTLADICFAPLTSPFTGPPTVSECVIQSIWGYYQDSMATFNATSIEDNYTVNYLDHFGACTQNPFNPNCLAPYGGPIEPAIAVGGFLKPGEDLHHPSYEKATAIILTLLVNNYHDKSKLVPAMEWEKSYVEFMKNWTATEKPDFMDVAFTSERSIEDELNRESQSDVLTILVSYVIMFAYIAISLGQMKTCSRLLIDSKITLGLGGVLIVLASVVCSVGLFGFVGIPATLIIIEVIPFLVLAVGVDNIFILVQTHQREGRRPNESISEHIGRTLGQVGPSMLLTSVSESCCFFLGGLSDMPAVRAFALYAGMALLVDFLLQVTCFVSLLALDTIRQANNRLDVCCFIHGSKKDTGDEVINGILYKLFKVAYVPLLLKKWVRAVVMLVFFGWLCSSIAVVPHIEIGLDQELSMPEDSFVLKYFKFLNSYLSIGPPMYFVVKDGLNYSDPRHQNLVCGGQYCNSDSVSTQIFIASHQSNRTYIAKPAASWLDDYIDWTQFPSCCKYFVGNNSFCPHAEFSNRCTTCNISAVDGRPTPMEFEKYVSFFMQDNPDENCAKAGHAAYGHGVDYTTNLKTGLSQVGASYFMTYHTILKSSADYYESMRAARAVSANITDMLNSHLISYGETGGVEVFPYSVFYVFYEQYLTMWPDTLHSIGISLFAIFVVTFLLMGLDIFSSVVVIITITMIVVNIGGLMYWWHITLNAVSLVNLVMAVGIAVEFCSHLVHSFSVSVKTTRVERVADALTNMGSSIFSGITLTKFGGIVVLGFAKSQIFKVFYFRMYLGIVLFGAAHGLIFLPVLLSYIGVMSRRGRNRARYRASRARNEFRSEEHGPHSPLLQDDNNQFPTTSYASVNYIDAADYRVTF
- the Npc1a gene encoding Niemann-Pick type C-1a isoform X2; translated protein: MRWLDVSPRGHSRTLTEARMSRVNTMLLALSVCWLITAVSAASEGHCIWYGECYNDGHKKNCPYTGPAKPLDFEGQKLLAKNCPHLVQDSGNGINTCCNTTQLQTMDSNVKLAANFISRCPSCLDNLVKHFCEFTCSPIQSTFINVTEILKKDDIEYINMIDVYITNKYLEGTFNSCSKVSVPSSGNLALDIMCGEWGASRCTPLKWFFYMGDAAHNYYVPFQITYRNTDTPIGPFTPVDPKVTPCNKALNKNEPACSCLDCEESCPVPPPMPPLPNPFTMYGYDGYAVTMIIVYICGSVLFMLSIVCFSNRKQIVTRGEEVGRQVGRRLAAGLHHPGDGARIALAADQEDSPLQSKRSNDLPSGFDDEQRSTFIERLGAGTDKLLAEFFCWWGTACASRPWFVLFVGFLFIVGMGHGIKYIHVTTDPVELWAAPLSRSRIEREYFDQHFEPFYRNEQIIITSKGLPSIVHETTNGPITFGPVFNDNFLRTIYQLQEKIKQIVTPNNYTLADICFAPLTSPFTGPPTVSECVIQSIWGYYQDSMATFNATSIEDNYTVNYLDHFGACTQNPFNPNCLAPYGGPIEPAIAVGGFLKPGEDLHHPSYEKATAIILTLLVNNYHDKSKLVPAMEWEKSYVEFMKNWTATEKPDFMDVAFTSERSIEDELNRESQSDVLTILVSYVIMFAYIAISLGQMKTCSRLLIDSKITLGLGGVLIVLASVVCSVGLFGFVGIPATLIIIEVIPFLVLAVGVDNIFILVQTHQREGRRPNESISEHIGRTLGQVGPSMLLTSVSESCCFFLGGLSDMPAVRAFALYAGMALLVDFLLQVTCFVSLLALDTIRQANNRLDVCCFIHGSKKDTGDEVINGILYKLFKVAYVPLLLKKWVRAVVMLVFFGWLCSSIAVVPHIEIGLDQELSMPEDSFVLKYFKFLNSYLSIGPPMYFVVKDGLNYSDPRHQNLVCGGQYCNSDSVSTQIFIASHQSNRTYIAKPAASWLDDYIDWTQFPSCCKYFVGNNSFCPHAEFSNRCTTCNISAVDGRPTPMEFEKYVSFFMQDNPDENCAKAGHAAYGHGVDYTTNLKTGLSQVGASYFMTYHTILKSSADYYESMRAARAVSANITDMLNSHLISYGETGGVEVFPYSVFYVFYEQYLTMWPDTLHSIGISLFAIFVVTFLLMGLDIFSSVVVIITITMIVVNIGGLMYWWHITLNAVSLVNLVMAVGIAVEFCSHLVHSFSVSVKTTRVERVADALTNMGSSIFSGITLTKFGGIVVLGFAKSQIFKVFYFRMYLGIVLFGAAHGLIFLPVLLSYIGVMSRRGRNRARYRASRARNEFRSEEHGPHSPLLQDDNNQFPTTSYASVNYIDAADYRVTF
- the Npc1a gene encoding Niemann-Pick type C-1a isoform X1, with product MRWLDVSPRGHSRTLTEARMSRVNTMLLALSVCWLITAVSAASEGHCIWYGECYNDGHKKNCPYTGPAKPLDFEGQKLLAKNCPHLVQDSGNGINTCCNTTQLQTMDSNVKLAANFISRCPSCLDNLVKHFCEFTCSPIQSTFINVTEILKKDDIEYINMIDVYITNKYLEGTFNSCSKVSVPSSGNLALDIMCGEWGASRCTPLKWFFYMGDAAHNYYVPFQITYRNTDTPIGPFTPVDPKVTPCNKALNKNEPACSCLDCEESCPVPPPMPPLPNPFTMYGYDGYAVTMIIVYICGSVLFMLSIVCFSNRKQIVTRGEEVGRQVGRRLAAGLHHPGDGARIALAADQEDSPLQSKRSSVISADDLPSGFDDEQRSTFIERLGAGTDKLLAEFFCWWGTACASRPWFVLFVGFLFIVGMGHGIKYIHVTTDPVELWAAPLSRSRIEREYFDQHFEPFYRNEQIIITSKGLPSIVHETTNGPITFGPVFNDNFLRTIYQLQEKIKQIVTPNNYTLADICFAPLTSPFTGPPTVSECVIQSIWGYYQDSMATFNATSIEDNYTVNYLDHFGACTQNPFNPNCLAPYGGPIEPAIAVGGFLKPGEDLHHPSYEKATAIILTLLVNNYHDKSKLVPAMEWEKSYVEFMKNWTATEKPDFMDVAFTSERSIEDELNRESQSDVLTILVSYVIMFAYIAISLGQMKTCSRLLIDSKITLGLGGVLIVLASVVCSVGLFGFVGIPATLIIIEVIPFLVLAVGVDNIFILVQTHQREGRRPNESISEHIGRTLGQVGPSMLLTSVSESCCFFLGGLSDMPAVRAFALYAGMALLVDFLLQVTCFVSLLALDTIRQANNRLDVCCFIHGSKKDTGDEVINGILYKLFKVAYVPLLLKKWVRAVVMLVFFGWLCSSIAVVPHIEIGLDQELSMPEDSFVLKYFKFLNSYLSIGPPMYFVVKDGLNYSDPRHQNLVCGGQYCNSDSVSTQIFIASHQSNRTYIAKPAASWLDDYIDWTQFPSCCKYFVGNNSFCPHAEFSNRCTTCNISAVDGRPTPMEFEKYVSFFMQDNPDENCAKAGHAAYGHGVDYTTNLKTGLSQVGASYFMTYHTILKSSADYYESMRAARAVSANITDMLNSHLISYGETGGVEVFPYSVFYVFYEQYLTMWPDTLHSIGISLFAIFVVTFLLMGLDIFSSVVVIITITMIVVNIGGLMYWWHITLNAVSLVNLVMAVGIAVEFCSHLVHSFSVSVKTTRVERVADALTNMGSSIFSGITLTKFGGIVVLGFAKSQIFKVFYFRMYLGIVLFGAAHGLIFLPVLLSYIGVMSRRGRNRARYRASRARNEFRSEEHGPHSPLLQDDNNQFPTTSYASVNYIDAADYRVTF